The following proteins are co-located in the Halarcobacter sp. genome:
- a CDS encoding MFS transporter, translated as MNKIFKSREALLYIMTISMVFSFSAWMSLLNNFVIESASFDGSQIGILQSLREIPGFLAFTVVIAIMFIAQQRLAYISMILLGLGVLLTGFFPNALGLYITTVIMSVGFHYLETLNQSLSLQWLSKEKAPIILGKITAAKSFTSLIVFVLIYIMMKYYSVEYKYVYLFFGGITFVIGILIWIFFEHFKDDVVQEKKIVLKKEYWLFYILTLFAGARRQIFIVFAAFLLVEKFGVDIHNMVALMFVNAILNMYFAPAIGRFISKFGERTTLNIEYLGLIIIFISYAFVNNEYIAFILYIIDHLLFSMAIALKTYFQKIADPKDIASASAVSFTINHIAAVFLPFVLGMLWLYSNSLVFIIGASIAVLSFLLSFLVPRNPKQGFETTLKT; from the coding sequence ATGAATAAAATATTTAAATCAAGAGAAGCCTTATTATATATTATGACGATATCGATGGTTTTCTCTTTTTCAGCATGGATGAGTTTACTTAATAACTTTGTAATTGAATCTGCTTCTTTTGATGGAAGTCAAATTGGTATATTACAAAGTCTAAGGGAGATACCAGGTTTTTTAGCTTTTACAGTTGTAATTGCTATTATGTTTATAGCACAACAAAGATTGGCATATATCTCAATGATATTGTTGGGACTAGGAGTTTTATTAACAGGATTTTTCCCAAATGCTTTAGGTCTTTATATAACAACAGTCATAATGTCTGTAGGTTTTCATTATTTAGAAACATTAAATCAATCCTTATCCTTACAATGGTTAAGTAAAGAAAAAGCACCAATAATATTAGGAAAAATTACTGCTGCAAAATCTTTTACCTCTTTAATAGTTTTTGTTTTAATTTATATAATGATGAAATATTATTCTGTAGAGTATAAATATGTATATCTATTTTTTGGTGGAATAACTTTTGTTATTGGTATTTTAATTTGGATTTTCTTTGAACATTTTAAAGATGATGTAGTGCAAGAGAAAAAAATTGTACTTAAAAAAGAGTATTGGCTATTTTATATTTTAACTCTTTTTGCAGGGGCTAGAAGACAAATTTTTATTGTCTTTGCTGCATTTTTACTTGTAGAAAAGTTTGGAGTAGATATTCATAATATGGTAGCACTTATGTTTGTAAATGCTATTTTAAATATGTATTTTGCACCTGCTATTGGAAGATTTATTTCAAAGTTTGGTGAAAGAACAACTTTAAATATAGAATATTTAGGATTGATAATAATTTTTATATCATATGCTTTTGTAAACAATGAATATATAGCTTTTATATTGTATATTATTGATCATTTACTGTTTTCTATGGCAATTGCACTTAAAACATATTTTCAAAAAATAGCAGACCCAAAAGATATTGCAAGTGCTAGTGCTGTATCCTTTACTATAAATCATATTGCAGCAGTATTTTTACCTTTTGTTTTAGGTATGTTATGGCTATACTCAAACTCTTTAGTTTTTATAATAGGTGCTTCAATTGCTGTTTTATCATTTCTTTTATCTTTTCTTGTTCCAAGAAATCCAAAACAAGGTTTTGAAACAACACTAAAAACTTAA
- a CDS encoding HAMP domain-containing sensor histidine kinase — MKNLFNNFNSVFNNFNETIGYLVFKKIFLGYLTIVIIISIYQGIVEIKESQKILQKSLKSIETLFSDQIRSAVMTKDDIQINKTLNIISKEEIISGILLVTKDKKIYFPVDRRYYSKEKYQAYKFRIYDSPYFKTNFVADVEFYIEKSIHQDRVLTQLTRIGTYFIIFTFLFWILIVFYTNKYLTIPLKKLIDGIREFEEHDEEKSHIKLQLNNLRELTILADAFNKMSGKISEDIINLKQLTMIQNLQKKALEDANRAKDDFLANMSHELKTPLNSINLISSIMMKNKNNKFDEKDVKNFQIINNCGNDLLFLINDVLDISKLEAGKLELYYETLNAKRLMYEIKDMFEPQVLEKNLNFVFNFDKNIEFIYSDKQRIKQIVKNLLSNSLKFVHEGEIRFLVEDESDFIKITISDDGIGIENEKLNTIFDRFKQVDGSTTRKYGGTGLGLAICKDLVGLFKGEIKIESEIDIGTTVTVLIPKNLDKVNKETACEIEEKKVAEKKKINEVKDFLFDKEEEKIEKEEKKNILILNNNPINYMQLIIELNKKYKVKQDSNIKDFISKIEKENFDLLIIDMDCLTKEQLNTYILHKNKKAILVNDEEIEGFETINKPFDKNQMVNLVEKNIL, encoded by the coding sequence ATGAAAAATTTATTTAATAACTTTAATAGCGTATTTAATAACTTTAATGAAACAATAGGTTATTTAGTTTTCAAAAAAATATTTTTAGGTTACCTTACAATAGTTATAATCATCTCTATATATCAAGGTATCGTTGAGATTAAAGAATCTCAAAAAATACTTCAAAAAAGTCTTAAATCTATAGAAACTCTATTTTCAGATCAAATTAGAAGTGCAGTTATGACAAAAGATGATATACAAATAAACAAAACATTAAATATAATATCTAAAGAAGAGATAATAAGTGGTATCTTACTAGTAACAAAAGATAAAAAAATATATTTTCCAGTTGATAGAAGATATTATAGTAAAGAAAAATATCAAGCATATAAATTTAGAATTTATGATAGCCCATATTTTAAAACAAATTTTGTAGCTGACGTAGAATTTTATATAGAAAAATCTATTCATCAAGACAGAGTATTAACACAATTAACTAGAATTGGTACTTATTTTATAATATTTACTTTTCTATTTTGGATTTTAATTGTATTTTATACAAATAAATATCTAACTATACCTTTAAAAAAATTAATTGATGGGATTAGAGAGTTTGAGGAACATGATGAGGAAAAGAGTCATATAAAACTTCAATTAAACAATTTAAGAGAATTAACAATATTAGCAGATGCTTTCAATAAAATGTCTGGTAAGATTAGTGAAGATATTATCAACTTAAAACAGTTAACCATGATTCAAAATCTTCAAAAAAAGGCTCTTGAAGATGCAAATAGAGCCAAAGATGATTTTTTGGCAAATATGAGTCATGAATTAAAAACTCCATTAAATTCTATTAATTTAATTAGTTCAATAATGATGAAAAATAAAAACAATAAATTTGATGAAAAAGATGTTAAAAATTTTCAAATAATAAACAACTGTGGTAACGACTTACTATTTCTAATAAATGATGTTTTAGATATTTCAAAACTAGAAGCAGGAAAACTTGAACTTTATTATGAAACTTTAAATGCTAAAAGATTAATGTATGAAATAAAAGATATGTTCGAACCTCAAGTTTTAGAAAAAAATCTAAACTTTGTGTTTAATTTTGATAAAAATATAGAATTTATATATAGTGATAAACAAAGAATAAAACAAATAGTGAAAAATCTTCTAAGTAATTCGTTAAAATTTGTTCATGAAGGTGAGATTAGATTTTTAGTTGAAGATGAATCTGATTTTATAAAAATAACTATAAGTGATGATGGGATTGGTATTGAAAATGAGAAATTAAATACTATTTTTGATAGGTTTAAACAAGTAGATGGAAGTACTACTAGAAAATATGGTGGTACAGGTTTAGGACTTGCCATTTGTAAAGATTTAGTTGGACTGTTTAAAGGTGAAATTAAAATAGAAAGTGAAATTGATATAGGTACTACAGTAACTGTATTAATTCCTAAAAATCTTGATAAAGTAAATAAAGAAACAGCTTGTGAAATTGAAGAAAAAAAAGTTGCAGAAAAAAAGAAAATCAATGAAGTTAAAGACTTTTTATTTGATAAAGAGGAAGAAAAAATAGAAAAAGAGGAAAAAAAGAATATTTTGATTTTAAATAACAATCCAATCAATTATATGCAACTAATAATTGAATTAAATAAAAAATATAAAGTAAAACAAGATTCAAATATAAAAGATTTTATCTCTAAAATAGAAAAAGAAAACTTTGATCTGTTAATTATTGATATGGATTGTTTGACAAAAGAACAATTAAATACTTATATTTTACATAAAAATAAAAAGGCGATTTTGGTTAATGATGAAGAGATAGAAGGATTTGAAACGATAAATAAACCATTTGATAAAAATCAAATGGTTAACTTAGTAGAAAAAAACATCCTTTAA
- a CDS encoding LysR family transcriptional regulator: protein MDSNLLKIFVVVADKKSISLAAQNLGFAQSNVTSRIKQLEKNIGHTLFHRIPKGVKLTVEGEKLYPHAKEIIKKIENTILEMKTLEEQPLLRIGSTESNAATRISSFLVKLHKDFPNMELELITGTTDTITKKLLDFELDIAFISDIPKNTELHVLNIFKEKIVLLEPKIGNIPNVILTFKKGCAYNEYLHKHYSENGICSHRNFEFGSLETILSCVEAGMGRTLLPITVIEKLGFKNKLKIIEIDELNDIPTTLVCRKDCMPKIAPYLEKFNI, encoded by the coding sequence ATGGATTCAAATTTATTAAAGATTTTTGTAGTGGTTGCCGATAAAAAAAGTATATCCCTTGCTGCACAAAATTTAGGTTTTGCACAATCTAATGTGACTTCAAGAATAAAACAACTTGAAAAAAATATTGGACATACCCTTTTTCATAGAATCCCCAAAGGGGTTAAACTAACAGTTGAGGGGGAGAAACTATATCCCCATGCAAAAGAGATTATAAAAAAAATAGAAAATACCATTTTAGAGATGAAAACCTTAGAGGAACAACCCTTACTAAGAATTGGTTCTACTGAATCAAATGCAGCAACAAGAATCTCCTCTTTTTTAGTAAAACTTCATAAAGATTTTCCAAACATGGAGTTAGAACTTATAACAGGAACAACAGATACAATAACTAAAAAATTGTTAGATTTTGAATTAGATATTGCATTTATTAGTGATATTCCAAAAAATACTGAACTTCATGTGCTAAATATATTTAAAGAAAAAATTGTATTACTAGAACCCAAAATAGGTAATATCCCTAATGTAATACTTACTTTTAAAAAAGGTTGTGCATATAATGAATATCTACATAAACACTATTCTGAAAATGGGATATGTTCACATAGAAACTTTGAGTTTGGAAGTTTAGAAACTATATTAAGTTGTGTGGAAGCAGGAATGGGAAGAACCTTATTACCTATTACAGTAATAGAAAAACTAGGGTTTAAAAATAAACTTAAGATAATTGAGATAGATGAGTTAAATGATATTCCAACTACATTGGTTTGCAGAAAGGATTGTATGCCCAAAATTGCACCTTATTTAGAAAAATTTAATATTTAA
- a CDS encoding YbfB/YjiJ family MFS transporter has protein sequence MSLLDRNSNMAIILAGILSIVVGLGVARFVFTSLLPPMLDNYLTVTFAGVLASINYAGYLSGSIFATLIKDINTKVKYFRIGMVLCIVSSFVLGVSDNDIIWGISRIVAGFGSAMALVVGSAIVMTKLKMDNKTKAMGIHFSGIGFSILVTDLITRAFFTFQDDWKGAWIVLSIFGLFAAIYSMYILSFDKEIKQNVVKHKFDFALFSPFVILLIIAYFTEGVGFVVQATFLPDIINSLEGLEGYGSFTWTLVGLAGIPSCIIWMTLAHKFGSVNIIIIAMLVQIVGILISALTTNVYLNLFSGVLYGGTFVGLVALFMNLGGKLAGNNPVILMGALTTAYGIGQVVAPLYSVKLVELYSSYSQSLYVTASIVFLGVILLFIAKNIATQNQKII, from the coding sequence ATGAGCTTATTAGATAGAAATAGCAATATGGCTATTATATTAGCTGGTATATTATCAATAGTTGTTGGTTTAGGTGTGGCAAGATTTGTATTTACATCATTACTCCCACCTATGTTAGATAACTATTTAACAGTAACTTTTGCAGGAGTTTTAGCCTCAATAAACTATGCAGGTTATTTAAGTGGATCAATTTTTGCTACATTAATAAAAGATATTAACACAAAAGTAAAGTATTTTAGAATAGGGATGGTTTTGTGTATTGTTTCATCTTTTGTATTAGGTGTTAGTGATAATGATATTATTTGGGGTATCTCAAGGATAGTTGCTGGTTTTGGTTCAGCAATGGCTTTAGTTGTTGGTTCGGCAATAGTTATGACTAAACTTAAAATGGATAATAAAACAAAAGCAATGGGGATACATTTTAGTGGAATAGGTTTTTCTATTTTAGTTACCGATTTAATTACAAGAGCCTTTTTTACTTTTCAAGATGATTGGAAAGGTGCTTGGATAGTTTTATCAATATTTGGTCTTTTTGCTGCAATTTATTCTATGTATATCTTATCTTTTGATAAAGAAATAAAACAAAATGTTGTAAAACACAAATTTGATTTTGCATTGTTTTCCCCTTTTGTTATTCTTCTAATAATTGCATATTTTACAGAAGGTGTAGGATTTGTGGTTCAGGCAACTTTTTTACCTGATATAATCAACTCTTTAGAGGGCTTAGAAGGATATGGAAGTTTTACTTGGACCCTAGTTGGTCTTGCTGGAATTCCCTCTTGTATAATATGGATGACTTTAGCCCATAAATTTGGAAGTGTAAATATAATCATAATAGCAATGCTTGTTCAAATTGTAGGTATCTTAATCTCTGCACTTACTACAAATGTTTATTTAAATCTATTTAGTGGAGTTTTATATGGGGGAACTTTTGTAGGTTTAGTTGCTTTATTTATGAATTTAGGTGGAAAACTTGCTGGTAATAATCCAGTTATATTAATGGGGGCTTTAACTACAGCATATGGAATTGGTCAAGTTGTTGCTCCTTTATATAGTGTAAAATTAGTTGAACTTTATAGTAGTTACAGTCAGTCTTTATATGTAACTGCTTCAATTGTTTTTTTAGGAGTTATATTACTTTTTATTGCAAAAAATATAGCTACACAAAATCAAAAAATCATATAA
- a CDS encoding 4-oxalocrotonate tautomerase family protein yields the protein MPIINVKMTHEDGGATKEQKELLAKELTEAFVKIFNRGEKTCVVTIDEVPMDNYAIGGETITNIRNKKK from the coding sequence ATGCCAATCATAAATGTAAAAATGACCCATGAAGATGGTGGAGCTACAAAAGAACAAAAAGAGCTTTTAGCAAAAGAATTAACAGAGGCTTTTGTAAAGATATTTAATAGAGGAGAGAAAACTTGTGTAGTTACTATTGATGAAGTGCCAATGGATAATTATGCCATAGGTGGAGAAACCATAACTAATATAAGAAACAAGAAAAAATAG
- a CDS encoding alanine/glycine:cation symporter family protein, with protein sequence MLAEINDFLNNLIWGNILIYLLPALGIFFTISSRFVQFRYFFKMFNILRDTVHDKQGHISSFQALMLSVAGRVGGGNIAGVAVAITLGGPGAVFWMWIIGLIGMSTSFFECSLAQLYKEKDGEDSCVYRGGPAYYVTKALGQRWLGVIISILLMITFGFAFNATQSFIITTSFQSSFDIPTWITGIALTILFAFAVFGGIKRITKISEVIVPIMAVGYLLIAIVVIALNISEIPTLISMIVSEAFNPSSAIGGGLGAVILQGAKRGMFSNEAGLGSAPNVAAVAYVAHPVQQGIVQSFSVFIDTIILCSCTAFIILLSGVYTPGASGVDGVLLTQNALIEHIGPLGGYFVTIALLLFGFSSILYNYYLAENSLNFFSKGNKVLFTLFRLFVVGLIIWGSMQDLGSIFSFADLSMGLLAVINMIAIALLYKPVLRLIRGYDRQLKEGKNPVLRYNDYSEFKIDKNIWKEIVDNINDIRSNK encoded by the coding sequence ATGTTAGCAGAGATTAACGATTTTTTGAATAACCTTATTTGGGGTAATATTCTAATCTATTTATTACCAGCTCTTGGTATATTTTTTACGATTAGTTCTAGGTTTGTACAGTTTAGATATTTCTTTAAGATGTTTAACATTTTAAGAGATACAGTACATGATAAACAAGGACATATTAGTTCATTTCAAGCTTTAATGCTAAGTGTTGCTGGACGTGTTGGTGGTGGAAATATTGCAGGTGTAGCTGTTGCAATAACACTTGGTGGTCCAGGAGCAGTTTTCTGGATGTGGATAATTGGACTTATTGGTATGAGTACAAGTTTCTTTGAGTGTTCATTGGCACAATTATATAAAGAAAAAGATGGTGAAGATTCTTGTGTATATAGAGGTGGACCAGCTTATTATGTAACAAAAGCTTTGGGACAAAGATGGCTTGGAGTTATTATATCAATTCTTCTAATGATAACATTTGGTTTTGCCTTTAATGCAACACAATCATTTATTATCACAACTTCATTTCAATCTTCATTTGATATTCCAACTTGGATTACAGGTATTGCTTTAACAATTCTTTTTGCTTTTGCAGTATTTGGTGGTATCAAAAGAATTACGAAAATTTCTGAAGTTATTGTTCCTATTATGGCAGTAGGTTATTTACTTATTGCAATAGTTGTTATAGCATTAAATATATCAGAAATTCCTACACTTATTTCAATGATTGTATCAGAAGCTTTCAACCCAAGTTCAGCTATTGGTGGGGGACTAGGTGCAGTTATTTTACAAGGTGCAAAAAGAGGAATGTTCTCAAATGAAGCAGGACTTGGTTCTGCTCCAAATGTTGCAGCAGTTGCTTATGTAGCACACCCTGTTCAACAAGGTATTGTTCAATCATTCTCTGTTTTTATTGATACAATTATACTTTGTTCTTGTACGGCATTTATTATCCTTTTATCAGGGGTTTATACTCCAGGTGCTAGTGGTGTGGATGGAGTTCTTTTAACTCAAAATGCATTAATTGAACACATAGGTCCATTGGGTGGATATTTTGTAACTATTGCATTATTACTTTTTGGATTCTCTTCTATATTATATAATTACTATTTAGCAGAGAATAGTCTTAACTTTTTTAGTAAAGGGAATAAAGTTTTATTTACTCTATTTAGACTATTTGTTGTAGGTTTGATTATTTGGGGTTCAATGCAAGATTTAGGTTCTATTTTCTCTTTTGCTGATTTATCAATGGGACTATTAGCTGTTATAAATATGATAGCAATTGCATTATTATATAAACCTGTACTTAGACTTATTAGAGGTTATGACAGACAATTAAAAGAGGGGAAAAACCCTGTTCTTAGATATAACGATTATAGTGAGTTTAAAATCGATAAGAATATTTGGAAAGAGATTGTTGATAATATTAATGATATAAGGTCAAACAAATAA
- a CDS encoding HAMP domain-containing sensor histidine kinase — MFNKEGIPFFVIMIPFLSIIFIAFFSISYYMKISDEGFEKELKEYKILYLKSNSAETFSVVKKKRIKEYEEEKQKFIEFVEVLTITILVFMALFTLLMTSIINETIKKYKKQVETKEKKLQNLNKNLALKVKQGIEEAKQKDKAILQQSKLARMGSMISMIAHQWRQPLTELSGILMELETATRFKKVNEEHILNSIEKSDNMIEFMSKTIDDFRNFYKPDKKKENFFLFDSCQKAINLIDATLEENGIKYNINVKKDREIFGYPTEFSQVILNLLTNAKDVLIENNINNPKIEVLIDKKGFNSIIEVKDNAGGIKEENFEEIFDPYFSTKSSSKGTGLGLYISKLIIERNMGGELSVYNDKDGAVFRIVLVG; from the coding sequence ATGTTTAATAAAGAGGGAATCCCTTTTTTTGTAATTATGATACCTTTTTTAAGTATTATATTTATAGCCTTTTTTAGTATCTCTTACTATATGAAAATAAGTGATGAAGGTTTTGAAAAAGAGTTAAAAGAGTATAAAATTTTATATTTAAAAAGCAATTCTGCTGAAACTTTTTCTGTTGTAAAGAAAAAAAGAATAAAAGAGTATGAAGAAGAGAAACAGAAGTTTATAGAGTTTGTTGAAGTTTTGACAATTACGATACTTGTTTTTATGGCTTTATTTACTCTTTTAATGACTTCAATTATTAATGAAACAATAAAAAAATATAAAAAACAAGTTGAAACAAAAGAGAAGAAACTACAAAATTTAAATAAAAATTTGGCTTTAAAAGTTAAACAAGGTATTGAAGAAGCAAAACAAAAAGATAAAGCGATTTTACAACAATCAAAACTTGCTAGAATGGGCTCAATGATAAGTATGATTGCTCATCAATGGAGACAACCTTTAACAGAACTTTCAGGTATTTTAATGGAGTTAGAAACAGCTACAAGATTTAAAAAAGTAAATGAAGAACATATTTTAAACTCAATTGAAAAGAGTGATAATATGATAGAGTTTATGTCTAAAACAATTGATGATTTTAGAAACTTTTATAAGCCAGATAAAAAGAAAGAAAATTTCTTTTTATTTGATTCTTGTCAAAAAGCTATAAACCTTATTGATGCTACTTTGGAAGAAAATGGTATAAAATATAATATAAATGTAAAAAAAGATAGAGAGATTTTTGGATATCCAACAGAATTTTCACAAGTTATATTAAATCTATTAACAAATGCAAAAGATGTATTAATTGAAAATAATATAAATAATCCAAAAATTGAAGTTTTGATAGATAAAAAAGGTTTTAATAGTATTATTGAAGTAAAAGATAATGCAGGTGGTATTAAAGAGGAAAATTTTGAAGAGATATTTGATCCATATTTCAGTACTAAATCTTCTTCAAAAGGAACAGGATTAGGACTTTATATCTCTAAATTGATTATAGAAAGAAATATGGGTGGAGAACTTAGTGTTTATAATGATAAAGATGGTGCAGTTTTCAGAATAGTATTAGTAGGGTAG
- a CDS encoding response regulator translates to MEKELLEELKQLSILCVEDEPGIRKVIVDTLKYYFDEVYEAKDGYEAYEIYQDYKPKIILSDIQMKNCDGVELVKKIRQDDFNTIIIMLTAYSNEEYLMELINLNISHYILKPLNAKKLNDALIKLFAKNSLIKLSDQLSLDLKKRELIFKENEIIILRKREKEFLYLLYQKKGAILSYYEIENELWIDKEMTTHALKSFIKELRAKLPVNIIKNVPQEGYTLV, encoded by the coding sequence ATGGAAAAAGAGTTATTAGAAGAATTAAAACAATTATCAATTTTATGTGTAGAGGATGAACCGGGGATTAGAAAAGTTATAGTTGATACCCTGAAGTACTATTTTGATGAGGTTTACGAAGCAAAAGATGGTTATGAAGCTTATGAAATATATCAAGATTATAAACCAAAGATAATATTATCCGATATACAAATGAAAAACTGTGACGGGGTTGAACTTGTAAAAAAAATCAGACAAGATGATTTTAATACAATTATAATAATGCTTACAGCTTATTCAAATGAAGAGTATCTAATGGAATTAATAAACTTAAATATAAGTCATTATATTCTAAAACCATTAAATGCAAAAAAATTAAATGATGCACTTATAAAGCTTTTTGCTAAAAATAGTTTAATAAAATTATCAGATCAATTAAGTTTAGATTTGAAAAAACGAGAATTGATTTTTAAAGAAAATGAGATAATTATATTAAGAAAAAGGGAAAAAGAGTTTTTATATCTTTTATATCAAAAAAAAGGTGCAATTCTTTCATATTATGAAATTGAAAATGAACTTTGGATAGATAAAGAGATGACAACTCACGCTCTAAAATCTTTTATTAAAGAATTAAGAGCGAAGTTGCCTGTAAATATTATAAAAAATGTACCCCAAGAGGGTTATACTTTAGTTTAA
- a CDS encoding YgjV family protein, which yields MVSASIAFLGILAIIFNAVGMAIKDLIKTKILLGTSVLLIIPDLYNSGGMHGVFQSAIIAIMYYIGALEYKKLEKAILYSIPFFSIFLLLGLKEYEGLLLVIASITTPLATISKDSLKMKLLLLASTLSWGTYALLVEAWFAFLFDALGMIALIYFFGQYKREKKAKEMLEKTKDFFQTDN from the coding sequence ATGGTATCGGCATCAATTGCTTTTTTAGGCATTCTGGCAATCATTTTTAATGCTGTTGGAATGGCTATTAAAGATTTAATTAAAACAAAAATATTATTAGGAACTTCAGTACTATTAATAATCCCTGATTTATATAATAGTGGGGGAATGCATGGAGTTTTCCAATCAGCTATTATTGCTATAATGTATTATATCGGGGCTTTAGAATATAAAAAACTAGAAAAAGCAATACTTTATTCTATACCATTTTTTTCTATTTTTCTTTTACTTGGACTAAAAGAGTATGAAGGCTTATTATTAGTAATTGCATCTATTACTACACCACTAGCTACAATTTCTAAAGATTCTTTAAAGATGAAATTATTACTTTTGGCTTCTACTCTATCTTGGGGGACATATGCCTTACTAGTAGAAGCTTGGTTTGCTTTTCTTTTTGATGCTTTAGGAATGATAGCACTAATATACTTTTTTGGACAATATAAAAGAGAAAAAAAAGCAAAAGAGATGTTAGAAAAAACTAAAGATTTTTTTCAAACTGATAATTAG
- the doeB2 gene encoding N(2)-acetyl-L-2,4-diaminobutanoate deacetylase DoeB2, with product MYKNFDEVVEFATNFRHKLHENPELTWQENDTAKAIREILKMHNIEYKTYAGTGTVGVLAQDKEGPHIALRGDIDALPLEEKTDVAYKSTKPQCMHACGHDGHTATLIAAAIWLKQNEDKLPNPISLVFQPAEEGGHGAKKMIEEGCLKGVDMIFGWHNWPAIKFGQAVCPDGTVMAGNGTFHITLKGQGGHSSQPEICRDPVLAASAVTMALQQIVARQVAPQDTAVVSVTSIDAKSEVTVIPDIAKVEGSIRVPNKEIKEKVFKQIKQITESVATGYNVDVDVELRDRYNATINHEDEAAKVRKVLSETLGENWKSDIATPIMASEDFSYYLNTIPGAFALIGSDDGEEKHQKACHNVYYDFNDKLIKPVSISLMKLANFDF from the coding sequence ATGTATAAAAATTTTGATGAAGTAGTAGAATTTGCAACTAATTTTAGACATAAATTACATGAAAATCCTGAATTAACATGGCAGGAAAATGATACAGCAAAAGCGATAAGAGAGATTTTGAAGATGCATAATATTGAATATAAAACTTATGCAGGAACTGGAACAGTAGGAGTTTTAGCACAAGATAAAGAAGGACCTCATATAGCATTAAGAGGAGATATTGATGCTCTTCCATTAGAAGAAAAAACTGATGTAGCATATAAATCAACTAAACCTCAATGTATGCATGCTTGTGGACATGATGGACATACAGCAACTCTTATTGCAGCAGCTATTTGGTTAAAACAAAATGAAGATAAATTACCAAATCCAATCTCACTTGTTTTTCAACCAGCAGAAGAAGGTGGACATGGAGCTAAAAAAATGATTGAGGAAGGTTGTTTAAAAGGTGTTGATATGATATTTGGTTGGCACAATTGGCCAGCAATAAAATTTGGGCAAGCTGTATGCCCTGATGGTACTGTAATGGCAGGGAATGGAACATTTCATATTACCTTAAAAGGTCAAGGGGGACACTCTTCTCAACCTGAAATTTGTCGTGATCCTGTTTTAGCAGCATCTGCTGTAACAATGGCTTTACAACAAATAGTTGCCAGACAAGTTGCACCTCAAGATACAGCTGTAGTTTCTGTTACATCTATTGATGCAAAAAGTGAAGTAACTGTAATACCTGATATTGCAAAAGTTGAAGGTAGTATTAGAGTACCAAATAAAGAGATAAAGGAAAAAGTATTTAAACAAATTAAACAAATCACTGAAAGTGTAGCTACTGGATATAATGTTGATGTTGATGTTGAGTTAAGAGATAGATACAATGCAACAATAAACCATGAAGATGAAGCTGCAAAAGTAAGAAAAGTATTAAGTGAAACTCTAGGGGAAAATTGGAAAAGTGATATTGCTACTCCAATTATGGCAAGTGAAGATTTTAGTTATTATCTTAACACTATTCCAGGAGCTTTTGCACTTATTGGAAGTGATGATGGAGAAGAGAAACATCAAAAAGCTTGTCACAATGTCTATTATGACTTTAATGATAAGCTGATAAAACCAGTAAGTATTTCATTAATGAAACTTGCTAATTTTGATTTCTAA